The following DNA comes from Qingshengfaniella alkalisoli.
TAACGATCGAGCCGCATACCTGTATACTGGAGGCCGTTCAGCGTGGCGATGCAGACCGGGCCTCACGGGAAATCCGAAATCACATTGAGCGACGGCTGGAAGAAGTGACCCAGAATGTCCGACTGGCATTTTCACAGCTTTACGCGCCCTAAAAGCTATAGCTGCAACTTGATTGCGCGGACCCGCTGAGTGATATTGGTGCTTGTGTCAGAGCAGTTGCGGACGGCGGGGTTCTGTGGCTGTCACTGAAGGACGTGTTATTGGCTGAGCCGCGCAGTCAGGGTACGATGCCTTGTTTCATTTTATATTGACGTGGACACTCGACGACTTGGGCGCATGAATGCAATTGGTCCGATAGCATGTCTGCATTCGACAGGCTTGAAGCAGGGGTAGCCAACGAGCAACAGCATAAAACCGAATTTCGATGCTGTTACTCGAAGCACGTTCCCGCTTACTGTATGAAAGTAGGCGGCTTCGTATCAGCCGGAATAGGGCAGCTGTAGGGGAAGTCCGCCAGATGTTCACTATGCGCCTGTTTGGCCTGTGCGATAAGTTTCGAGTTGGTCAAAGCGGCGCGGGCGGTTGATGCCATTACCTTGGCTGCGTGCAACATACCCTTGTGTGCGGCGGGTGCCTTGCCTTGCGCAGTTTGCTGCCAGCTATGTAGCGCCGTGCCTACGGCACAGGTTGCCACGCGGGCTTGAACAGTTGGTACGGCCCAACTCACATCCCCGACATCGGTTGATCCCATACCGCCCATGAAGGGGCGATCGAGCGGGGCGATGAAATCACACAGTGGCTTGTCGTAATCGGGTTTCATGGCCAGGCGTTCGAATGTGTCTGCGATGTCTTCACGCGTCAGGGTACTGCGGATCTGACGGGCGAAGCGGATATCTTCGGCGTCGAACGGAACAGGCCCCAGGGCTTCGAATTCAGCTTGCATGGCCTCTGAAAGCGGACCGTTGCCAATCAGGTTGGACACCGCGGAAAATACCTGAGAACTGACCGAAGTGCCTGTCATCAGCGCGGCACCATCGGCGATAGAACCGACGCGTTTGACCAGCGACTGCAGACCAGCCAGGTCGGGGCTGCGGATCAGCTGGCGCACGGTTGCCTTGGCTTGGACAACATTGGGTGCAATCCCGCCCGCATCCAGATAGGCATAGTGGACCCGCGCGGCATCCGGCATGTGCTCGCGCATATAGTTGACGCCAACATTCATCAATTCGACTGCGTCCAATGCAGAACGGCCAAGTTCAGGTGCGCCGGCCGCGTGCGCAGCTTTGCCGATAAAGGTGAAGTCGATGCGCGTATTCGCAAGCGAGCGCATGTCGTCCACGGCGTTGAAACTGGCCGGATGCCAGGTGATCGCGATGTCGACATCGTCGAACTGGCCATCCCGCGCCATATAGGTCTTGGCTGCGCCGCCCTCTTCGGCAGGGCAGCCGTAATAGCGGACGCGTCCCTCGATACCTTCGGCTTCCAGCCAGTCCTTGACCGCCGTGGCCGCCGACAGGGCGGCGGCGCCCAACAGGTTATGACCGCAGCCATGACCGAAACCATCGTCTGAAATCTGCTTTGGTTCGGCAAGCCCTGCTTGCTGTGACAGGCCGGGCAGTGCGTCGTACTCTCCCAATATAGCGATAACCGGACCGCCTTTGCCTGCTTCACCCATGACCGCGGTCGGGATGCCCGCAACATTCTCGGTCACACGGAAACCCTGATCGCGCAGCATTTGCGTGTGTGCGGCGCAGGATCTGGTTTCGCCATAAGCAAGTTCCGGCGTATCAAAGACACGATCGGCCAGACCGGTAAACTCCGGTCCCTTCACATCCACGAGAGACCAGATCGGGTTGTCATTTCGCATAGGGAAAATCTCCTTGGGTCGTTAGGGGGTATCGTATCAGGCGGCCCGGTCATTCAGATGACACGCGGAGATGCGTCCCGAGGCGACCTCTTTCAGGGCAGGTACCTCGACCCGGCACCGATCATGGGCATGGGGACAACGAGGGTGAAAGTGGCAGCCTTTTGGCGGGTGCATCGGTGACGGGATTTCACCTTTGATAGCGTGATAGGTCTTCTTTCCGGTTTCGAAGGTGGGTATCTCCGAAATAAGAGCTTGCGTGTATGGATGGTTCGGGCGCGCGATCAGGTCTTCGGCCGTGCCCAACTCGACCAGCCGTCCCAGATACATCACCGCTATCCGGTCCGAGATATGTTCAACCACACCGAGATCATGGCTGATGAAAAGATAGGTCAGATCGAATTCTTCGCGCAGTTTCACGAAAAGGTTCAGCACCTGCGCCTGGATGGATACATCCAGCGCCGCAACAGATTCATCGCAGACCAGAAGGTCGGGGCGCACAGCCAGCGCACGGGCGATCCCGATG
Coding sequences within:
- a CDS encoding M20 family metallopeptidase, with translation MRNDNPIWSLVDVKGPEFTGLADRVFDTPELAYGETRSCAAHTQMLRDQGFRVTENVAGIPTAVMGEAGKGGPVIAILGEYDALPGLSQQAGLAEPKQISDDGFGHGCGHNLLGAAALSAATAVKDWLEAEGIEGRVRYYGCPAEEGGAAKTYMARDGQFDDVDIAITWHPASFNAVDDMRSLANTRIDFTFIGKAAHAAGAPELGRSALDAVELMNVGVNYMREHMPDAARVHYAYLDAGGIAPNVVQAKATVRQLIRSPDLAGLQSLVKRVGSIADGAALMTGTSVSSQVFSAVSNLIGNGPLSEAMQAEFEALGPVPFDAEDIRFARQIRSTLTREDIADTFERLAMKPDYDKPLCDFIAPLDRPFMGGMGSTDVGDVSWAVPTVQARVATCAVGTALHSWQQTAQGKAPAAHKGMLHAAKVMASTARAALTNSKLIAQAKQAHSEHLADFPYSCPIPADTKPPTFIQ